Proteins from a single region of Juglans microcarpa x Juglans regia isolate MS1-56 chromosome 5S, Jm3101_v1.0, whole genome shotgun sequence:
- the LOC121267951 gene encoding accelerated cell death 11-like — protein MADLDNEKPLRKISEAFNELAITVNSQTADVELAPFSSACSLISPLFGCLGIAFRFAERDYIAKVKDLAEASKSIGTLQALLERDIGANAVRKAGSHSRNLLRVKRGLDMLRVLFEYLLETEGNSLKEPASKSYAQVFAPHHGWVIRKSVAAEMYALPTKAQLLKKLNEDEASSRLQMQNYIATVTPVILYVEKLFLSRELGLDW, from the exons ATGGCGGACCTAGACAACGAGAAGCCCTTGAGAAAAATATCGGAGGCATTCAATGAACTCGCGATCACTGTAAATTCCCAAACCGCAGACGTGGAGCTCGCGCCTTTCTCTAGTGCCTGCTCTCTCATCTCGCCTCTCTTTGGCTGTTTGGGAATCGCCTTCAGGTTCGCTGAGAGGGACTACATCGCAAAG GTCAAAGATCTTGCAGAGGCATCGAAGTCGATTGGGACTTTGCAGGCTTTGCTCGAACGAGATATAGGGGCGAATGCTGTAAGGAAAGCTGGTAGTCATTCGAGAAACCTCCTGAGAGTGAAACGTGGGCTCGACATGCTCAGGGTACTCTTTGAGTATCTGCTTGAGACAGA AGGGAATTCCCTAAAGGAACCAGCTTCCAAGTCTTATGCACAGGTATTTGCTCCACACCATGGGTGGGTCATCAGGAAATCCGTGGCTGCAGAGATGTATGCCCTTCCTACAAAGGCGCAGCTATTGAAGAAGCTCAATGAAGATG AGGCGTCGTCAAGGCTTCAAATGCAAAATTACATTGCTACAGTGACTCCTGTAATCCTCTACGTCGAGAAACTCTTCCTTTCAAGAGAATTGGGTTTGGATTGGTAA